In Methanosphaera sp. ISO3-F5, a genomic segment contains:
- a CDS encoding manganese efflux pump MntP family protein, producing the protein MDFISVFLIAVALAMDAFSVSITKGFTQKELTNTQILWYGIFFGGFQAIMPLLGYFCGSTISSFIAFIAPLIGFILLLIIGLNMIRESLSNDEEEITDKFSFKEVTLLAIATSIDAFAVGLTFAFINTNPLFPSFLIGIVAFLFSIIGIYIGKKLGNIFGDKFQIIGGIILIIIGIKILLGL; encoded by the coding sequence ATGGATTTCATATCTGTATTTTTAATCGCAGTTGCCCTAGCTATGGATGCTTTTAGCGTATCAATTACTAAAGGATTTACACAAAAAGAATTAACCAATACTCAAATATTATGGTATGGTATTTTCTTTGGAGGATTCCAAGCAATAATGCCCCTACTCGGCTATTTTTGTGGAAGCACAATCAGCTCATTCATAGCATTTATTGCACCACTTATTGGTTTCATATTACTTCTAATCATTGGTTTAAACATGATCCGAGAAAGTTTAAGTAATGACGAAGAAGAAATTACTGATAAATTCAGCTTTAAAGAAGTAACTCTTTTAGCAATTGCTACAAGTATTGATGCATTTGCAGTAGGTTTAACATTTGCATTCATTAATACCAACCCACTATTTCCTTCATTCTTAATTGGTATTGTAGCATTCTTATTCAGTATAATTGGAATATATATTGGTAAGAAATTAGGAAACATATTTGGTGATAAATTCCAGATAATCGGAGGAATAATATTAATAATAATAGGTATCAAAATTTTGTTAGGCCTCTAA